The Nitratidesulfovibrio sp. SRB-5 genomic sequence GTGAACGGGGGACTCATCGTCACGGACGATGCCGCTCTGGCCGCGAACATCGCATCGCTGGCGCCGTGGGCGGCAATTTCCGGCAGCGTTGCCCCGGCGCACGCGGACATCGCCAGCGACGTGCGGTTGCTTGCGCAGTGCGTCGCGCTGTGGCTGTTCCTGAATCCACGCCTCTACTGGCTGCCCGCGTCGCTGCCCTTTCTCGCAATCGGCGCGTCGCGCTTCGTGCCCGACTTCGACATCGGGGAGTTGCGGCCTTTGCAGGCAACCCTGGCGTCACGGGGCGTCTCCCGGCTGGCATCCATAAATGCCGGGCGCGGCCAGGTGGCCGGGGAACTCGGGCAGCGTGTCCGGCATGTGGGCGGCCTTCGCACGGTGCGCGTGCAGCCCGGCGCAAACCCCGTGTACCTGCGGTTTCCCGTACTGCCGGAAGGGGGAGGTTGGCCGGGGGACGCCGTGCCGGAGGTGCCCCGCCTCGGCATGGTCCGCTCCTACCCGGAGTCCTTGCAGGACCTCGCGCCACTCGCGCCGTACCTGCTGCCGGGCCCTGACTGTCCCACCGCGCGCTGGCTTGCGGCGACACTGCTGACCCTTCCCACCCACACCCGGGTCACGGAAAGCGACATGGACGCCATGATGGATGCGCTGGCCAGCGGGGCGGGCCGCAACAGGCCGGGCGCCATGGAAGCGGCATCGCAGAAGGGAGGCGCCTGATGGCCATGCTGTTCTGGTGTTCGTCCTTCTTGCTGGTCTACGCGTTCGCGGGGTTTCCGCTGCTGCTGGAGGCGCAGGTGCGGTTGGCGCGGCGGCGCGGTCGTGCGCCGGTTCAGGCGGCGGACAATGTGCGAATGCCAACGGTCAGCGTGCTGCTCGCGGTTCACAACGAAGAAGCGGTCATTGAGCGCAAGATACGGAATTTCCAGCAGTTGGAGTACCCGGAGGACCGGATATGCCTGTACGTGGTCTCCGACGGTTGCACCGACGCCACCGAAACCCTCACGGAACGGTGCGGCTCGCCGCGCGTGCGGCTGCTGCGGCAAACGGAGCGGGGCGGCAAGACCAGGGCGCTGAACCGCGCGGCGGCAGAGGCCGATGGCGAGATCTTCGTCTTTACCGACGCCAACGCCATGTTCCGGCCCGACTGCATACGGCGGCTGGTCGAGAGGCTGGCGGATTCGTCCATCGGCCTCGTGAGCGGCGTG encodes the following:
- a CDS encoding DegT/DnrJ/EryC1/StrS family aminotransferase, whose translation is MTSLAQAFSAPFRHLPPGGVPLSPGDMLAACGTAWDTWRQGDLAGQEVLGQLGAAVGRMTGCRHVFAFGSGRAGMSVALRAMRALSPNRNVVLLPAFTSYSVAAAVVHAGLRIRLYDLEAETLAPNLGDVTAQLDDAVLCVVVCHLYGYPVRTAELRTLCRAAGAMLLDDAAQAMGARSGDGQAGTTGDVGLFSLARGKNITSVNGGLIVTDDAALAANIASLAPWAAISGSVAPAHADIASDVRLLAQCVALWLFLNPRLYWLPASLPFLAIGASRFVPDFDIGELRPLQATLASRGVSRLASINAGRGQVAGELGQRVRHVGGLRTVRVQPGANPVYLRFPVLPEGGGWPGDAVPEVPRLGMVRSYPESLQDLAPLAPYLLPGPDCPTARWLAATLLTLPTHTRVTESDMDAMMDALASGAGRNRPGAMEAASQKGGA